From a region of the Butyrivibrio sp. AE3004 genome:
- a CDS encoding COG2426 family protein — translation MLSFFRNSLIGQYIFVFFLSMVPLVELRGAVPFAYGFLNTSTGFNIVLGYILIAIGNMIPMPFIFFFARRLLVWGKDKPVIGRFFTFCLEKGEKGGMKLQEKAGRGLYLALLLFVGIPVPGTGAWTGTLAASILDMDFKKSVLAVIGGIALAGTIMGIVSFVTASAIVGIAG, via the coding sequence ATGCTTAGTTTTTTTAGAAATTCACTAATTGGTCAGTACATTTTTGTTTTTTTCCTTTCTATGGTTCCGCTTGTAGAGCTTAGAGGTGCGGTTCCTTTTGCTTATGGCTTTTTGAATACCAGCACAGGCTTTAATATTGTATTGGGATACATTCTTATTGCGATTGGAAACATGATTCCTATGCCTTTTATCTTCTTTTTTGCAAGAAGACTTCTTGTGTGGGGAAAGGATAAGCCGGTAATCGGACGTTTCTTTACCTTCTGTCTTGAAAAGGGTGAAAAGGGTGGAATGAAGCTTCAGGAGAAGGCAGGAAGAGGTCTTTACCTTGCGCTTCTTCTCTTTGTCGGAATTCCTGTTCCCGGAACAGGCGCATGGACAGGAACTCTCGCAGCAAGTATCCTTGACATGGACTTCAAGAAGAGTGTGCTTGCCGTTATAGGTGGTATAGCTCTTGCAGGAACTATCATGGGAATTGTGAGTTTTGTTACAGCAAGTGCAATTGTCGGTATAGCAGGCTAA
- a CDS encoding class I SAM-dependent DNA methyltransferase: MEAYTDFAKVYDEFMDETPYHDWALYISKLIRSYGISTPYKKKDENELLLDEEQEQCAESGEDDTEELLLQEQNLVVELGCGTGSFTEEMAELGYDMIGIDFSGEMLGIARNKMEKSGHEIMYLEQDMCELDLFCTAGTIVSVCDSINYLIEDEQIRKAFTKVNNYLYPGGLFIFDFNTLHKYRDVIGNVTIAENREDCSFIWENFFDVDTNINEYDLTLFVKRRSGENSASANDEAEGYVDLFERSIETHLQRGYTLEEMKAFVEQAGMSFITAIDADTHEQPTEDSERIYVLAREHGKDALA; encoded by the coding sequence ATGGAAGCCTATACAGATTTTGCAAAAGTTTATGATGAGTTTATGGATGAGACCCCGTATCACGACTGGGCTTTGTATATATCAAAGCTTATACGAAGCTATGGGATATCTACTCCTTATAAAAAGAAGGATGAGAACGAGCTCCTTTTGGATGAGGAACAGGAACAGTGCGCGGAATCCGGCGAGGATGACACGGAAGAACTGCTTCTTCAGGAGCAGAACCTTGTTGTGGAGCTGGGGTGTGGCACGGGAAGCTTTACCGAGGAAATGGCTGAGCTTGGTTATGATATGATAGGCATCGATTTTTCAGGAGAAATGCTTGGGATAGCCCGTAACAAGATGGAAAAGTCAGGCCACGAAATCATGTATCTTGAACAGGATATGTGTGAGCTTGACCTATTCTGTACTGCAGGAACCATAGTCAGTGTGTGCGACAGCATAAACTATCTGATAGAGGATGAACAGATAAGAAAAGCATTTACGAAGGTAAACAACTATCTTTATCCCGGAGGCTTATTCATTTTTGATTTTAATACCCTGCATAAGTACAGGGATGTAATTGGAAATGTGACCATAGCTGAGAATAGAGAGGATTGCAGCTTTATCTGGGAAAATTTCTTTGACGTGGACACTAATATAAATGAATATGACCTGACACTGTTTGTAAAGCGAAGAAGCGGTGAAAATAGCGCTTCTGCGAATGATGAGGCTGAAGGCTATGTGGATTTGTTCGAAAGATCGATAGAGACACATCTGCAAAGGGGATACACCCTGGAAGAGATGAAGGCTTTTGTTGAGCAGGCGGGTATGAGTTTTATAACCGCAATTGATGCAGATACCCATGAACAGCCTACTGAGGACAGCGAGAGAATATACGTGCTTGCAAGAGAGCATGGTAAGGATGCTTTAGCGTGA
- the hisC gene encoding histidinol-phosphate transaminase — MSWEKVVRRVTPYVPGEQPKDKNIIKLNTNECPYPPAPGVSKLIENLRYEDMRLYPDPEASVLVDALSDYYKVPADQIFVGVGSDDVLSMAYLTFFNSDKPILFPDITYSFYDVWAELYKVPYKKIPLDADFKINFEEYYEENTPNGGVIIANPNAPVGICEPVSKIEEVVRHNPNSVCIIDEAYIDFGGESALPLIEKYDNVLIVQTFSKSRAMAGMRIGYAFGSKKLIGYMKDAKFSFNSYTMNRPSLELGVESIRDDAYFKETCAKIIATRERVKKELSELGFTFPDSKANFIFAKHERVTGEELFLTLKEARIFVRHWNTDRISDYLRITIGTDEEMDKLISFLEDYLG; from the coding sequence ATGAGCTGGGAAAAAGTTGTCAGAAGAGTAACCCCATATGTACCCGGGGAGCAACCTAAGGATAAAAACATAATAAAGCTAAATACAAATGAGTGCCCGTATCCGCCTGCACCCGGAGTGAGTAAGCTGATAGAGAATCTGCGATATGAGGATATGAGGCTTTATCCAGACCCCGAAGCTTCTGTGCTTGTTGATGCGCTTTCGGATTATTATAAGGTCCCGGCAGATCAGATTTTTGTGGGAGTCGGATCTGATGATGTTTTATCAATGGCATATCTGACATTTTTTAACTCAGATAAACCGATTCTGTTTCCGGATATAACTTATTCTTTTTATGATGTATGGGCCGAGCTATACAAGGTTCCGTACAAAAAGATTCCGCTTGATGCTGATTTTAAGATAAATTTTGAGGAATACTATGAGGAAAACACCCCTAACGGAGGTGTGATCATAGCTAACCCCAACGCACCGGTAGGCATATGTGAGCCTGTGTCCAAAATAGAGGAGGTTGTTCGGCATAATCCCAATTCGGTGTGCATAATAGATGAGGCATACATTGATTTTGGCGGTGAGAGTGCACTTCCTCTTATTGAAAAATATGATAATGTTCTGATAGTACAGACTTTTTCAAAGTCACGCGCAATGGCCGGAATGCGAATCGGCTATGCTTTCGGTTCAAAGAAGCTTATAGGCTATATGAAGGACGCAAAGTTCTCTTTTAATTCATATACAATGAACAGACCATCACTTGAGCTTGGAGTTGAATCAATCAGGGATGATGCATATTTTAAGGAAACCTGCGCAAAAATAATCGCAACCAGAGAACGTGTGAAAAAAGAACTGTCTGAGCTGGGCTTTACTTTCCCGGATTCGAAGGCGAACTTTATATTTGCAAAGCATGAGAGAGTGACAGGAGAGGAACTGTTTCTTACGCTTAAGGAGGCACGCATATTTGTTCGTCACTGGAATACTGACAGGATTTCTGATTACCTTCGTATAACCATCGGAACGGATGAGGAGATGGATAAGCTGATATCTTTTTTGGAGGACTATTTGGGATAA
- a CDS encoding glycosyltransferase — MITVSLCMIVKNEEDKLATCLDCLKDLVDEMIIVDTGSSDRTVEIAKSYGAKVFDFKWTGSFSDARNYSFDQATCDFIYTADADETIDAENIERFKQLKQDIDELDIDVVQMYYCNQLSHNTVYNYDRELRPKLFRRVRHYKWHDPIHEMINLDSTVCNSEIEIVHNPTEDHGERDLSAFRRAIREGEYISKRLHNMYARELFMVGTDEDFMLAKEFFEESIMDTGRDLDQIKEAACVLAHIAVIDGKVEEILKYSLKDLTTIPSSEMCYELGNYYRNKGDMPEAIIWYYNAAYETSPILDIHRGGDMAMHKIAECYREMGNLEQAEDYEHAANNWEIPTLE; from the coding sequence ATGATTACAGTAAGTTTATGCATGATCGTTAAAAATGAAGAAGACAAGTTGGCTACATGCCTGGATTGCTTAAAGGATCTTGTTGATGAGATGATAATTGTCGACACAGGATCCAGCGACAGGACTGTGGAAATAGCTAAGTCCTACGGAGCAAAGGTTTTTGATTTCAAATGGACGGGAAGCTTTTCGGATGCGAGAAATTATTCGTTTGATCAGGCAACCTGTGATTTTATATATACAGCGGATGCTGATGAAACGATTGACGCCGAAAACATTGAGAGATTCAAACAGCTGAAGCAGGATATTGACGAGCTTGATATAGATGTAGTTCAAATGTATTATTGCAATCAGCTTAGTCATAATACGGTTTATAATTATGATAGGGAGCTTAGGCCCAAACTTTTCAGAAGAGTAAGACATTACAAATGGCATGATCCGATTCATGAGATGATCAATCTCGATTCAACTGTTTGCAACAGTGAAATTGAGATTGTTCATAATCCTACGGAGGATCATGGTGAACGTGATCTTTCCGCTTTCAGGAGAGCTATCAGAGAGGGTGAGTATATCAGCAAACGCCTTCATAATATGTATGCCAGAGAGCTGTTTATGGTGGGCACTGATGAAGATTTTATGCTGGCCAAGGAATTTTTCGAGGAATCGATTATGGATACCGGAAGAGATCTTGATCAGATCAAGGAAGCAGCATGTGTACTTGCTCATATAGCTGTTATTGATGGGAAAGTGGAAGAGATTTTGAAGTATTCACTAAAAGATCTGACTACTATTCCTTCAAGTGAGATGTGCTATGAGCTTGGGAATTATTACAGAAATAAAGGGGATATGCCGGAGGCGATTATCTGGTATTACAACGCAGCATATGAGACTTCGCCAATCCTTGATATACATAGAGGCGGTGACATGGCAATGCATAAGATTGCGGAGTGTTATCGTGAGATGGGGAATCTTGAACAGGCTGAGGACTATGAACATGCTGCGAACAACTGGGAAATCCCGACACTTGAGTAA
- a CDS encoding YncE family protein — protein sequence MIKDDDEMIKIMKLRKLAVVFLTINMMLTPITGCTGSVGNARKLVSNKESAGESSEGKAWSTDSGYIRAADEIDHTQTDETVDNGSMSASDDADEAQADNYEDDKEQTEVINTEFSLSVPTYVYKVDETWFIVDCYHDQIIYNDNLDTPLGEWKVLTKEAKQPHTMASDGQVFLVDDTENNRVLVFERQDGAFVNTQIFTDIGKRPHYTVYDESDKAFYVWSSMTGEVYIFRHEEDSSKMYLTEVRRVGGQDVSPLEGTYIRSFYIDGNEIYFVSGIGADGRPSGILICDKYTLDIKEKIEVSDSMAGMVALIKEGDYFYITISTDIVGDQNAATIIRTRDLHGLEKGEFEDIYSDYFVGGGTPYNITKIDDTFYLTEHRVPGHSVWSFRILNDEITDVRAVY from the coding sequence TTGATTAAAGATGACGATGAAATGATAAAGATAATGAAATTACGCAAATTAGCAGTTGTATTTTTGACAATAAATATGATGCTGACGCCGATAACGGGATGCACAGGAAGTGTAGGCAATGCCCGGAAGCTTGTGAGCAATAAAGAAAGTGCAGGCGAAAGCAGTGAAGGCAAGGCTTGGTCAACTGATAGCGGATATATACGTGCTGCTGACGAGATTGATCATACGCAGACTGACGAAACTGTGGATAATGGGAGTATGAGTGCATCAGATGATGCTGACGAAGCTCAGGCAGATAATTATGAAGATGATAAAGAACAGACAGAAGTGATCAATACAGAGTTTTCACTTAGTGTTCCAACCTATGTGTACAAAGTAGATGAGACCTGGTTTATTGTGGATTGTTATCATGATCAGATTATATACAATGATAATCTTGATACACCTCTCGGAGAATGGAAGGTGCTTACAAAGGAAGCTAAGCAGCCGCACACAATGGCTTCTGACGGACAGGTATTTCTTGTTGATGATACGGAAAATAACAGGGTGCTCGTTTTTGAACGACAGGATGGGGCATTTGTAAATACACAGATTTTTACAGATATAGGGAAAAGACCGCATTACACTGTTTATGATGAAAGTGATAAGGCCTTTTATGTATGGAGCTCTATGACCGGAGAGGTATACATTTTCAGACATGAAGAGGATTCCTCCAAAATGTACCTTACTGAAGTCAGAAGAGTCGGAGGACAGGATGTAAGCCCTCTTGAGGGAACATATATCCGGTCATTTTATATAGACGGGAATGAGATTTATTTTGTTTCAGGAATAGGGGCTGACGGAAGACCCTCAGGAATACTTATATGTGACAAGTACACGCTGGATATAAAGGAAAAAATCGAAGTTTCGGACAGTATGGCTGGAATGGTGGCTCTGATTAAGGAGGGTGACTATTTTTATATAACAATCTCAACAGATATAGTGGGAGATCAGAATGCTGCAACCATAATAAGGACAAGGGACCTTCATGGACTTGAAAAAGGCGAATTTGAAGATATATACAGCGATTATTTTGTGGGAGGTGGAACGCCTTACAATATTACAAAGATAGATGATACTTTTTACCTGACAGAGCACAGAGTACCGGGACACTCTGTCTGGAGCTTTAGGATTTTGAATGATGAAATTACAGATGTCAGGGCCGTTTACTAA
- the rplA gene encoding 50S ribosomal protein L1 — translation MKHGKKYVEAAKLIDRAQQYEAAEAISLVKKSATAKFDETVEVHIRTGCDGRHADQQIRGAVVLPHGTGKTVKVLVFAKGTKLDEAQAAGADHVGGEELIPKIQNEGWLDFDVVVATPDMMGVVGRLGKVLGPKGLMPNPKAGTVTMDVTKAINDIKAGKIEYRLDKANIIHCPIGKASFSEEQLEQNFTALMDAIVKAKPSTVKGQYLKTISLATTMGPGVKVVSNRY, via the coding sequence ATGAAACACGGAAAGAAGTATGTTGAAGCTGCTAAGCTCATTGATAGAGCACAGCAGTATGAAGCTGCAGAAGCAATCTCTTTAGTAAAGAAGTCTGCTACTGCAAAATTTGATGAGACTGTTGAAGTACACATTCGTACAGGTTGTGATGGTCGTCATGCGGATCAGCAGATCCGTGGTGCGGTTGTTCTTCCTCACGGAACAGGTAAAACAGTTAAGGTTCTTGTATTTGCAAAGGGAACAAAGCTTGATGAGGCACAGGCTGCTGGCGCTGACCATGTAGGTGGCGAGGAACTTATTCCTAAGATTCAGAACGAAGGTTGGCTTGACTTTGACGTTGTAGTTGCTACACCTGACATGATGGGTGTTGTAGGACGTCTTGGTAAGGTTCTCGGACCTAAGGGCCTTATGCCTAACCCGAAGGCTGGAACAGTAACAATGGATGTTACAAAGGCTATCAACGATATCAAGGCTGGTAAGATTGAGTACCGTCTTGACAAGGCTAACATCATCCACTGCCCTATCGGAAAGGCATCTTTCTCAGAAGAGCAGCTTGAGCAGAACTTTACAGCTCTTATGGATGCTATCGTAAAGGCTAAGCCTTCAACTGTTAAGGGTCAGTACCTTAAGACAATCTCACTTGCTACAACAATGGGCCCTGGTGTCAAGGTTGTATCAAACAGATATTAA
- a CDS encoding CapA family protein, producing MKKDMKKDERKKKRGIHTGVNGAIIASIIAFLLTITIGGTVLLSIGKKKNLDILSDDGYDTQSVEETKITRLPLLGNIVGDSADNAEISRSANETTGNSSRVPGATKIDADELGGKSTTDLGLSHKNTADGTDLSNDDADIAKADNKDGESKADRSDGEVNGSESEDLNQGDNQDLNNDGSDQNDVAASEINESSGETAISGGNWEYSITPANSEYVSLAFAGDILFDPGYAIMNKIRQNGGGIDGVIGGSLLSYMRNADIMVVNNEFPYSYGGTPTEGKTFTFRAEPSSAVLLNQMGVDVATLANNHAYDYGQTALLDTLTTLDNVGVARIGAGANLDEASRPVYYNADNGIKIAIIAATEIERLDNPDTKGATDSSPGVFRCLDITKLVSRIKEAKSKGAYVIVCIHWGTESKEEIDWWQQKQAPEIADAGADLIVGAHPHILQKIGYVNGVPVVYSLGNFLFSSKELETGLLRVNIYKDGKTGLQFIPAMQSGCTVSEATGEKKTAILNHMRAMSSGVSIDDDGNVN from the coding sequence ATGAAAAAAGATATGAAAAAAGATGAACGGAAAAAAAAGAGGGGGATACATACAGGAGTAAATGGTGCAATCATTGCATCAATAATTGCATTTCTGCTGACAATTACAATTGGTGGAACTGTTCTTTTATCTATTGGAAAAAAGAAGAACCTGGATATATTAAGTGATGATGGATATGATACGCAGTCAGTAGAGGAAACAAAGATTACAAGACTTCCCTTGTTAGGAAATATAGTTGGAGATTCGGCGGACAATGCTGAGATTTCCAGATCTGCTAATGAAACTACAGGTAATTCTTCAAGAGTTCCCGGGGCTACGAAAATTGATGCAGATGAGTTAGGTGGTAAATCAACCACAGATTTAGGATTATCACATAAAAATACTGCGGATGGGACTGACCTATCAAATGACGATGCTGATATAGCAAAAGCAGACAACAAGGATGGAGAATCCAAAGCTGATAGAAGTGACGGAGAGGTAAATGGCTCCGAATCTGAGGACTTAAACCAGGGTGATAATCAGGATCTGAATAATGACGGTTCTGATCAGAATGATGTTGCAGCTTCTGAGATTAATGAATCATCAGGAGAAACGGCTATTTCCGGAGGTAACTGGGAGTATTCGATTACTCCTGCAAATTCTGAATATGTTTCATTGGCATTTGCCGGAGATATATTATTTGATCCGGGTTATGCCATCATGAACAAGATAAGACAAAATGGAGGTGGAATAGACGGAGTTATTGGAGGCAGTCTTCTCTCGTATATGAGAAATGCTGATATCATGGTCGTAAATAATGAGTTTCCATACTCTTATGGCGGAACACCTACTGAAGGGAAAACATTTACCTTTAGGGCAGAACCTTCATCGGCAGTGTTGCTGAATCAGATGGGCGTAGATGTAGCCACTCTTGCAAACAACCATGCATATGATTACGGGCAGACAGCCCTTCTTGATACACTTACTACTCTTGATAATGTCGGAGTTGCCAGAATAGGGGCAGGTGCTAATCTGGATGAGGCTTCACGTCCGGTATACTATAATGCCGACAACGGCATTAAAATTGCAATAATTGCAGCTACCGAGATTGAAAGATTAGATAATCCTGATACAAAGGGAGCAACCGATTCCAGCCCCGGAGTATTCAGATGCCTGGATATTACGAAGCTTGTAAGCAGAATTAAAGAGGCAAAGAGTAAAGGAGCATACGTGATAGTTTGCATACATTGGGGGACTGAAAGTAAGGAAGAAATCGACTGGTGGCAACAAAAGCAGGCACCTGAGATTGCGGATGCGGGAGCAGATCTGATTGTGGGAGCGCATCCCCATATTTTGCAGAAGATAGGATATGTTAACGGAGTACCGGTGGTTTACAGCCTTGGCAATTTTCTTTTCAGTTCAAAGGAACTGGAGACAGGACTGCTCAGGGTAAATATATACAAAGATGGGAAAACAGGATTGCAATTCATTCCTGCTATGCAGAGTGGTTGTACTGTTTCTGAGGCTACAGGCGAGAAAAAAACAGCCATTCTGAATCATATGAGAGCAATGTCATCAGGGGTAAGTATTGATGATGATGGCAATGTTAATTGA
- the nusG gene encoding transcription termination/antitermination protein NusG codes for MEASEAPAHQNAHWYVVHTYSGYEMKVKANLEKTIENRHLENQIFEVRVPLQDVVEMKNGARKTVSRKMFPGYVLVNMDMNDETWYVVRNTRGVTGFVGPGSKPVPLSDAEIKPLGIKTENMSVDFGVGDEIAVVAGVWNGTVGIVQRMDFGKQSATINVNLFGRETPVEIGFTEVRKVTS; via the coding sequence GCTCACCAAAACGCTCACTGGTATGTAGTTCATACATATTCAGGCTATGAGATGAAGGTTAAGGCAAACCTTGAGAAGACGATTGAGAATCGTCATCTGGAGAACCAGATATTTGAGGTTCGTGTACCGCTTCAGGATGTTGTTGAAATGAAGAATGGTGCGCGTAAAACTGTCAGCCGAAAGATGTTTCCCGGTTATGTTCTTGTAAATATGGACATGAATGATGAGACATGGTATGTAGTCCGCAACACCAGAGGTGTTACAGGCTTTGTAGGACCGGGAAGTAAGCCGGTTCCGCTGTCAGATGCTGAAATCAAGCCTCTTGGAATCAAGACAGAGAATATGTCTGTTGATTTTGGTGTGGGTGACGAGATTGCTGTTGTTGCCGGCGTTTGGAATGGTACAGTTGGTATTGTTCAGCGTATGGACTTTGGCAAGCAGAGTGCTACTATCAATGTTAATCTGTTTGGTAGAGAGACACCGGTTGAGATTGGTTTCACTGAAGTTCGTAAGGTGACAAGCTGA
- the rplK gene encoding 50S ribosomal protein L11 — protein MAKKVEGYIKLQIQAGKATPAPPVGPALGQHGVNIVEFTKQFNAKTADKGDVIIPVVITVYADRSFTFITKTPPAAVLLKKACNLQKASGVPNKNKVATISKDKIREIAETKMPDLNAVDIEGAMSMIAGTARSMGIVVED, from the coding sequence ATGGCAAAGAAAGTCGAAGGATACATTAAGTTACAGATCCAGGCTGGTAAAGCAACACCAGCACCGCCGGTTGGTCCGGCTCTTGGTCAGCACGGTGTTAACATCGTTGAATTCACAAAGCAGTTCAACGCTAAGACAGCTGACAAGGGTGATGTCATCATTCCTGTTGTCATCACAGTTTATGCAGACAGAAGTTTCACATTCATCACAAAGACTCCGCCTGCAGCAGTTCTTCTTAAGAAGGCTTGCAATCTTCAGAAGGCTTCCGGTGTTCCGAACAAGAACAAGGTTGCAACAATTTCTAAAGATAAGATCAGAGAGATCGCAGAGACAAAGATGCCTGACCTGAATGCAGTTGATATCGAAGGTGCTATGAGCATGATCGCTGGTACTGCACGCAGCATGGGTATTGTAGTAGAAGACTGA